Proteins encoded in a region of the Prochlorococcus marinus XMU1408 genome:
- a CDS encoding SprT family zinc-dependent metalloprotease, producing the protein MSLIPLLPLFLKLNREYFQNSFFEEGVPRVSIRWSDGRMRTTAGIYRRKTNFFGVKDSEIILSKPVLENLPEKALMSTLCHEMIHAWIDLVLKVEEVHGPNFHRRMSEINSSQTDFQVTVRHSFPVSKKTPKWLATCPSCKKSFCYRRMMKGAACRSCCNNLFGGRWNAKCLLVYQPFSVVK; encoded by the coding sequence ATGTCTTTAATACCTCTGTTGCCATTATTTCTTAAATTAAACAGAGAATATTTTCAGAACTCTTTCTTTGAGGAAGGAGTCCCTAGAGTTTCTATTCGGTGGAGTGATGGTCGGATGCGAACAACAGCAGGGATTTATCGACGTAAAACTAATTTTTTTGGAGTAAAAGATAGTGAAATAATTTTATCTAAACCAGTCTTAGAGAATCTTCCCGAGAAGGCATTGATGAGTACTCTGTGCCACGAAATGATTCATGCTTGGATAGATCTTGTGTTAAAAGTTGAAGAGGTACATGGGCCTAATTTCCATAGGCGCATGTCTGAGATCAATTCCTCACAAACCGATTTCCAGGTCACAGTTCGACATTCTTTTCCAGTATCCAAAAAAACTCCTAAATGGCTAGCAACTTGTCCTTCATGTAAAAAAAGTTTTTGTTACCGTCGCATGATGAAAGGAGCAGCTTGTCGAAGTTGTTGTAATAATTTGTTTGGGGGTCGATGGAATGCAAAATGCTTACTGGTATATCAACCTTTTTCTGTTGTTAAATAA